The proteins below are encoded in one region of Malaclemys terrapin pileata isolate rMalTer1 chromosome 8, rMalTer1.hap1, whole genome shotgun sequence:
- the SAMD13 gene encoding sterile alpha motif domain-containing protein 13 isoform X1: MVNYYDILGLQRNASADDIKKAYRKLALKVHPDKNPENREAAERKFIQVSKAYEVLSDAKKRDVYDMSSEGGISGKDRRGRGEGGGKGREKGRGGSHFDTEFPFSSPHTDVLRGMDSFTVKLWDDLLDGISGIRRGLHGRRSRSGEGYSVSIAGVSPISGTGFTSFGSQRVGGCSSSSITSLNNSGKGNFKSVITTSKIVNGIKITTKRIVMNGEERVDTIIDH; the protein is encoded by the coding sequence ATGGTGAATTATTATGACATTCTAGGTCTTCAAAGAAATGCCTctgcagatgacattaaaaagGCATACCGAAAACTGGCATTGAAGGTGCACCCTGATAAAAACCCAGAGAACAGAGAGGCAGCAGAGAGGAAATTCATACAAGTCTCTAAGGCATATGAGGTTTTATCTGATGCCAAAAAACGAGATGTCTATGACATGTCTAGTGAAGGAGGTATAAGTGGAAAAGACAGAAGAGGTAGAGGTGAAGGTGGAGGGAAAGGTAGAGAGAAAGGCAGGGGTGGGAGTCACTTTGATACTGAATTCCCATTCAGTAGCCCCCACACAGATGTGTTGAGAGGAATGGACTCCTTTACAGTGAAACTCTGGGATGATCTACTTGATGGAATTTCTGGCATTCGGCGAGGACTCCATGGAAGAAGAAGCAGAAGTGGTGAAGGATACTCTGTCTCTATTGCTGGAGTGTCTCCTATTTCAGGGACTGGATTTACTTCATTTGGTTCCCAGCGAGTAGGGGGCTGCTCTTCATCCTCTATCACGTCACTGAACAACAGTGGGAAAGGCAACTTCAAATCAGTCATAACGACCAGCAAAATAGTTAATGGCATCAAAATCACTACCAAGAGAATTGTGATGAATGGAGAAGAAAGAGTAGACACCATTATTGACCATTAA